From Bacillus basilensis, a single genomic window includes:
- the qoxC gene encoding cytochrome aa3 quinol oxidase subunit III, with protein sequence MAALDKSLPLEYQSEQSRLNILGFWIFLGAEIMLFATLFASYLVLAGRTADGPTPAQLFELKTLLIQTLLLLTSSFTCGIVIHEMRKHNQKAMLGWFILTLLLGAGFLFFEIEEFIMYIGEGATIQTSAFLSAFFVLLGTHGAHVTGGIIWAICVIIQILKRGLTPVTARKVFIISLYWHFLDLVWVFIYTLVYLNGMVA encoded by the coding sequence ATGGCGGCTTTAGATAAAAGCTTACCTTTGGAATATCAATCCGAACAAAGCAGATTGAATATCCTAGGATTCTGGATTTTTCTTGGGGCTGAAATTATGCTGTTCGCAACACTTTTCGCCTCTTATCTAGTCCTTGCTGGTCGTACGGCAGATGGCCCAACTCCAGCGCAACTGTTTGAACTTAAAACGCTTTTAATTCAAACATTACTACTTTTAACAAGTAGTTTCACATGTGGTATCGTAATTCACGAAATGCGTAAGCACAACCAAAAAGCAATGCTTGGATGGTTCATCCTTACATTACTTTTAGGTGCAGGTTTCCTATTCTTTGAAATCGAAGAGTTCATTATGTACATCGGTGAAGGCGCAACAATTCAAACAAGTGCTTTCCTATCTGCATTCTTCGTTCTTCTTGGAACGCACGGGGCCCACGTAACAGGCGGTATCATTTGGGCAATTTGTGTTATTATCCAAATTTTGAAACGAGGTTTAACACCAGTTACAGCTCGTAAAGTATTCATTATCAGCTTATACTGGCATTTCCTTGATCTTGTTTGGGTCTTTATTTACACACTAGTTTACTTGAACGGGATGGTGGCGTAA
- a CDS encoding cytochrome aa3 quinol oxidase subunit II: MQLKKAFWKLASLLPLSLLLFLGGCDKKLAVLNPQGPVAKAQYDLIVWSFLLMSLIIAIVFILFTVILIRYREKPENMDYEPPEQHGNTLLEIIWTLVPVIIVIALSIPTVKATYASEEVPKESKHIKPVEIYVTSANWKWLFSYPEEKIETVNYLNIPAGVPIQFKLTSVGPMNAFWVPELGGMKYTMDGMIMDLYLQADKPGSYLGRSANFSGEGFTHMEFEVEAKTKEKYDKWVKEVQQTAPKLTEDKYNEIVKPGVVGRMTFSSHHLDYVDPKSLEYCDYNYYKNKK, translated from the coding sequence GTGCAACTAAAGAAAGCATTTTGGAAGTTGGCTTCGCTTCTTCCGTTATCATTACTTCTGTTCCTCGGCGGCTGTGATAAGAAACTCGCAGTATTAAATCCGCAAGGACCTGTTGCAAAAGCACAGTATGATTTAATTGTTTGGTCATTCTTGCTTATGTCATTAATTATCGCAATTGTATTCATCCTGTTTACAGTCATCTTGATTCGTTATCGTGAAAAACCAGAGAATATGGACTACGAGCCACCTGAACAACACGGTAACACATTATTAGAAATTATTTGGACGCTTGTTCCTGTTATTATCGTTATCGCATTATCGATCCCAACAGTAAAAGCAACTTACGCTTCGGAAGAGGTTCCGAAAGAGTCCAAACATATTAAACCAGTTGAAATTTATGTTACATCTGCAAACTGGAAATGGTTATTCAGTTACCCAGAGGAAAAAATTGAAACCGTTAACTATTTAAACATCCCAGCTGGTGTACCAATTCAATTCAAACTGACTTCTGTCGGCCCAATGAATGCTTTCTGGGTACCAGAACTTGGTGGTATGAAGTACACAATGGATGGCATGATTATGGACCTTTATTTACAAGCTGATAAGCCAGGTTCTTACCTAGGCCGTAGCGCGAACTTCTCTGGTGAAGGATTCACTCACATGGAGTTCGAAGTTGAAGCAAAAACTAAAGAGAAATATGACAAGTGGGTTAAAGAAGTACAACAAACTGCTCCTAAACTAACAGAAGATAAGTACAACGAAATTGTTAAACCTGGTGTAGTTGGTCGTATGACATTCTCTAGCCATCACTTAGATTATGTAGATCCAAAATCACTTGAATATTGTGATTACAACTACTACAAAAACAAAAAATAA
- a CDS encoding DUF4022 family protein has translation MLLSHIMGMDHIMSIVTLALLLLAEVLVAIILIGVSIEICSYGWKKSNGIKYSCLLLSLLLGTASILGLFAAPAYFFIQLTEKGL, from the coding sequence ATGTTACTATCACATATTATGGGGATGGATCACATTATGTCTATTGTAACTTTAGCTCTCTTATTATTAGCGGAAGTACTCGTTGCCATTATTCTCATCGGTGTTAGCATTGAAATTTGTAGTTATGGATGGAAAAAATCGAATGGAATAAAATACTCTTGCCTCTTACTTTCACTCCTTCTCGGAACTGCTAGCATACTCGGACTTTTCGCCGCACCTGCCTATTTCTTTATACAACTAACAGAAAAAGGTTTATAA
- the qoxD gene encoding cytochrome aa3 quinol oxidase subunit IV has protein sequence MGQNNNQANGHAHSGFPWSHVFGFILSLALTFLALYVALYTNLPLSTILTTIIVMAVAQALLQLIMFMHLKEGEGRVQILTMIYSFFVATATVGLTVWIFFSM, from the coding sequence ATGGGTCAAAATAACAACCAAGCAAACGGGCATGCGCATAGCGGATTCCCTTGGTCACACGTTTTCGGATTTATTTTATCGCTTGCACTAACGTTCCTAGCGCTATACGTGGCACTTTACACAAACCTGCCACTTTCAACGATCTTAACAACTATTATCGTAATGGCTGTTGCGCAAGCGTTGTTACAATTAATCATGTTCATGCACTTAAAAGAAGGAGAAGGAAGAGTTCAAATTCTTACAATGATATACAGTTTCTTCGTTGCAACTGCAACAGTTGGTTTAACTGTATGGATCTTCTTCTCAATGTAA
- a CDS encoding DUF3311 domain-containing protein, translating into MKKIHVLALIPVFCLVIGPVFANSVTPYILGMPFLLFWVLLSVLITSLCMGIVYVFDPANKGDVK; encoded by the coding sequence ATGAAGAAAATACACGTATTAGCGCTTATTCCAGTTTTTTGTTTAGTTATTGGACCTGTATTTGCTAATTCAGTTACTCCTTACATATTAGGGATGCCATTTTTATTATTTTGGGTATTATTATCGGTTCTCATTACGTCTCTTTGTATGGGGATTGTGTACGTATTCGATCCTGCTAATAAGGGGGATGTAAAATGA
- a CDS encoding helix-turn-helix transcriptional regulator yields MAVSKIKVARVQLDLTQQQLAEKVGVTRQTISLIEKGKYNPSLDLCLKICYAVDKTLNDLFWEEKE; encoded by the coding sequence ATGGCTGTAAGTAAAATAAAAGTCGCGCGTGTTCAGTTAGATTTAACACAGCAACAATTAGCAGAAAAAGTAGGCGTTACAAGGCAAACGATTAGTTTAATTGAGAAGGGGAAATACAACCCGTCTTTAGATTTATGTTTAAAAATTTGTTATGCGGTAGATAAAACATTGAATGATTTGTTTTGGGAGGAAAAGGAGTGA
- a CDS encoding GNAT family N-acetyltransferase produces the protein MITVKNIDGSETYVLRQKILRPSQTLADCKYPSDYKTASFHLGAFINDKLVSIASFSKEIYPDLPAGIHYRLRGMATLPEFRNKHAGSSLIQKAEQILQERQANILWCNGRVTVADYYKRLGFQEHGEIFEIEPIGLHKVLYKRI, from the coding sequence ATGATTACCGTGAAAAATATTGATGGATCTGAAACTTATGTATTACGTCAAAAAATTTTACGCCCGAGTCAAACATTAGCAGATTGTAAATACCCTTCCGACTATAAAACAGCCAGCTTTCACTTAGGCGCATTTATAAACGATAAACTGGTTAGTATCGCTTCCTTCTCAAAAGAAATATACCCTGACTTACCAGCCGGTATTCACTATCGTTTACGAGGAATGGCCACATTACCTGAATTTCGAAACAAACACGCTGGAAGCTCCTTAATTCAGAAGGCAGAACAAATATTACAAGAACGTCAAGCAAATATATTATGGTGTAATGGCCGAGTTACTGTAGCTGACTATTACAAGCGCCTAGGCTTTCAGGAACATGGTGAAATCTTTGAAATTGAACCGATTGGTCTTCATAAGGTACTATATAAAAGGATATAA
- a CDS encoding amidohydrolase, producing MDVAKELVLSKNQLVEWRRHFHKYPELSFQEEKTSQFVFDILRKIPYLEVSRPTKYSVMARLIGKQPGKIVAVRADMDALPIHEENEFDFISAYPGVMHACGHDGHIAILLGVVHKLVEEREKIKGEIRFLFQHAEENFPGGAEEMVAAGVMEGVDYIIGAHLWASLEVGKVGVIYGPAMAAPDVFKITIEGKGGHAGIPHETVDSIAIGTQVVTQIQQIVSRLTNPLDSLVVSVTQFHAGTTHNVIPEQAEIEGTVRSLRHELREETEQRIERIVKHVTGAYGAGYTFSYEYGYRPVVNDYEVTEIIEQTALQLYGRERVTRLQPTMAGEDFSAFLQKAPGTFFFIGAGNKEKGIIYPHHHPRFTIDEDALPIGVEVFVSSIMNFISKGE from the coding sequence ATGGATGTTGCAAAAGAACTTGTTTTGTCAAAGAATCAGTTGGTTGAGTGGAGAAGACATTTTCATAAGTATCCAGAGCTATCTTTTCAAGAAGAGAAAACATCGCAGTTTGTGTTCGATATACTTCGGAAAATCCCATATTTAGAAGTGTCAAGACCTACTAAATATAGTGTAATGGCAAGGTTGATTGGTAAGCAACCTGGTAAAATAGTTGCAGTTCGAGCTGATATGGATGCTCTTCCTATTCATGAAGAAAATGAGTTTGATTTTATTTCTGCATACCCAGGTGTGATGCATGCATGTGGTCATGATGGACATATAGCGATATTACTTGGAGTCGTACATAAGTTAGTAGAAGAAAGAGAGAAGATTAAAGGGGAGATTCGTTTTCTATTCCAACATGCTGAAGAAAACTTTCCTGGTGGTGCAGAGGAAATGGTCGCAGCAGGTGTAATGGAAGGTGTGGATTATATTATTGGTGCTCACCTTTGGGCGTCGTTAGAGGTTGGGAAAGTAGGTGTAATTTATGGTCCTGCAATGGCTGCCCCAGATGTTTTTAAAATTACGATAGAAGGAAAAGGTGGACATGCTGGAATCCCTCATGAAACGGTTGATAGTATTGCCATCGGCACACAAGTTGTTACACAAATTCAGCAAATTGTATCTCGCCTCACGAATCCGTTAGATTCCCTTGTAGTATCTGTTACGCAATTTCATGCTGGGACAACTCATAATGTGATTCCAGAACAAGCGGAGATTGAAGGGACAGTGCGGAGTTTAAGACATGAATTGCGAGAAGAAACAGAGCAAAGGATTGAGCGGATTGTGAAGCATGTGACAGGTGCTTACGGAGCGGGATATACGTTTTCTTATGAATATGGATATCGACCAGTAGTAAATGACTATGAAGTTACAGAGATTATTGAGCAAACAGCATTACAGCTTTATGGAAGGGAACGAGTTACTCGTTTACAGCCGACGATGGCCGGGGAAGATTTTTCAGCGTTTTTACAAAAGGCACCAGGGACATTCTTTTTTATCGGAGCGGGAAATAAAGAGAAAGGAATTATATATCCTCACCATCACCCTCGTTTTACGATTGATGAAGATGCATTACCGATTGGCGTGGAAGTTTTTGTATCATCTATTATGAATTTTATAAGTAAAGGAGAATGA
- a CDS encoding C39 family peptidase gives MKKLKYLFVLGIILAAAFFIGKDKIIQKAQVFRLEFLSEMKEATMIENVPFIKQLPELPRGCEVTSLAMLLQYKGVQVDKMQLASEIYRVPFEQNGLRGNPYEGFVGNIYTKAEPGYGVYNQPIFNLAEKYVPEKVVNLTGRDVQDMYKVVSSGSPVWVIINTTFKPLAESSFETWKTSSGEVKITYFEHSVVVIGYDQNFVYVNDPLKNNPRLAVPRTEFEKAWEQMGKQAITIL, from the coding sequence ATGAAAAAGTTAAAATATCTTTTTGTTTTAGGAATTATACTTGCTGCCGCGTTTTTTATAGGGAAAGATAAAATTATACAAAAGGCGCAAGTATTCCGTTTAGAGTTTCTATCTGAAATGAAAGAAGCGACTATGATTGAAAATGTTCCGTTTATAAAGCAGTTACCAGAATTACCTCGTGGATGTGAAGTGACAAGCTTAGCTATGTTGCTACAATATAAAGGTGTGCAAGTAGATAAGATGCAACTTGCTAGCGAAATTTATCGTGTTCCATTTGAACAAAATGGTTTACGTGGAAATCCTTATGAGGGGTTCGTTGGAAATATTTATACGAAGGCAGAGCCAGGATATGGTGTATATAATCAACCTATTTTTAATTTAGCGGAAAAATATGTTCCTGAAAAAGTAGTTAATTTAACAGGTAGAGACGTGCAAGATATGTATAAAGTAGTTAGTTCTGGTTCGCCGGTATGGGTCATTATTAATACAACGTTTAAGCCATTAGCTGAGAGTAGTTTTGAAACATGGAAAACAAGCTCTGGCGAAGTGAAAATTACATATTTTGAGCATAGTGTAGTAGTAATTGGATATGATCAAAACTTTGTGTATGTAAATGATCCGCTTAAAAATAATCCGCGTTTGGCTGTTCCGCGAACAGAGTTTGAGAAAGCTTGGGAGCAAATGGGGAAACAAGCGATTACTATTTTATAA
- a CDS encoding monovalent cation:proton antiporter family protein: MEHHTSVLSLMVVVAIAFFVPLLLQRFKLKALPVVVAEIIAGIFVGKSGFNIIEPDMWLQVLSTLGFIFLMFLSGLEIDFSIFKQKGKKNTTNEPNTFQAASIIFLFIFILSYALSLLFVWLGFVDNAMFMTLIISTISLGVVVPTLKENNLGKTAIGQIILLVAVIADLVTMILLAVFVGLNSESGQSMWLLLLLFGAGIVIYFIAKRFKNIPYLDSLKAGSVQIDTRAVFALILILVGLSESVGAENILGAFLAGVLVSLLSPNEDMVEKLDSIGYGFFIPIFFVMVGVNLEVWSIFKEPSSMLMIPILIVGLFISKLLPSLVLRKWYPRNIVLGSAILLTSTLSLVIAAAQIGEKLGIISPSLSASLILSAVITCIFAPILFKKMFPKVETPKPKVSIIGASRITLPLSLDLKREDYDVTLYMMRQNKINDEEAKSHDFPIVKLDDITIASLTEQTAFHADRVVVATSDDEQNLLLAEHAKELGVEHVIASVEDPLLQEKATQEHIAVFSTINSTRILLRALIDKPSLVRLITTANETVREVELRSNKYNGVALRRLPFLGDVLVIQIYRGNKALIPHGDTRLQHGDTLLVTGSKEHIDTLKSILE, translated from the coding sequence ATGGAACATCACACTTCTGTTCTATCACTTATGGTTGTCGTTGCAATCGCGTTTTTCGTTCCCCTTTTGTTACAACGCTTTAAATTAAAAGCACTTCCTGTCGTTGTTGCAGAAATCATCGCAGGAATCTTTGTAGGTAAAAGTGGGTTTAATATTATTGAGCCAGATATGTGGCTTCAAGTCTTATCAACACTAGGATTTATCTTTCTTATGTTTTTAAGCGGTTTAGAAATTGATTTTTCTATCTTTAAACAAAAAGGGAAAAAGAATACGACAAACGAACCAAACACATTCCAAGCAGCAAGTATTATCTTCTTATTTATTTTCATCTTATCTTATGCCCTATCATTACTATTCGTATGGCTAGGATTTGTAGATAATGCAATGTTTATGACTTTAATTATTTCAACAATTTCTTTAGGTGTTGTCGTACCAACATTAAAAGAGAATAACTTAGGAAAAACAGCAATTGGACAAATCATTTTATTAGTCGCTGTTATTGCAGATTTAGTTACAATGATTTTACTCGCTGTATTCGTCGGATTAAATTCCGAAAGCGGCCAAAGCATGTGGCTCCTTCTCCTTCTATTCGGCGCTGGTATTGTTATTTACTTCATTGCAAAACGCTTTAAAAACATTCCATACTTAGATAGCTTAAAAGCTGGTAGTGTACAAATTGATACACGAGCTGTTTTTGCACTCATCTTAATATTAGTTGGTTTATCTGAATCGGTTGGGGCAGAAAATATTTTAGGTGCCTTCTTAGCAGGTGTACTCGTATCGTTATTATCACCAAATGAAGATATGGTTGAAAAACTTGATTCCATCGGATATGGTTTTTTCATTCCTATTTTCTTCGTAATGGTTGGTGTAAATTTAGAGGTTTGGTCTATTTTCAAAGAACCTTCTAGTATGCTCATGATCCCAATTTTAATTGTAGGACTCTTTATCTCAAAACTGTTACCATCACTCGTTTTACGAAAATGGTATCCACGTAATATCGTACTGGGGAGTGCCATCTTATTAACATCGACACTTTCTTTAGTTATTGCAGCTGCACAAATTGGTGAAAAACTAGGAATCATCAGTCCAAGTTTATCTGCTTCCCTTATTTTAAGCGCAGTTATTACTTGTATTTTCGCACCTATATTATTTAAAAAGATGTTCCCGAAAGTAGAAACGCCAAAGCCAAAAGTTTCTATTATTGGTGCGAGTAGAATTACCCTTCCGTTATCACTTGATTTAAAACGAGAAGATTATGACGTAACACTATATATGATGCGTCAAAATAAAATAAATGATGAGGAAGCGAAATCACATGACTTCCCTATCGTGAAATTAGATGATATCACAATTGCATCATTAACTGAACAAACAGCATTTCATGCAGACCGCGTTGTTGTTGCAACAAGCGATGATGAACAAAACTTATTATTAGCAGAACATGCAAAAGAGCTAGGTGTTGAACATGTTATTGCAAGTGTAGAAGATCCACTTCTACAAGAAAAAGCAACGCAAGAACATATCGCCGTATTCTCAACAATTAACTCTACACGTATTCTATTACGTGCACTAATTGATAAACCAAGTCTCGTGCGCTTAATTACAACAGCAAACGAAACAGTCCGTGAAGTTGAACTACGGAGTAATAAATATAACGGCGTTGCACTTCGTCGCCTTCCATTTTTAGGCGATGTACTAGTCATTCAAATTTATCGTGGGAATAAAGCATTAATTCCACATGGTGATACAAGACTACAACACGGTGATACCTTACTTGTAACAGGCTCAAAAGAACATATCGATACACTAAAAAGCATATTAGAATAG
- a CDS encoding amino acid permease, producing MNQQVEQTDLKRTMKSRHLFMIALGGVIGTGLFMGSGQIVHNAGPGGAILAFLVGGFVMYLTMLCLGELSVAMPEAGSFQSYASKFISPGFGFVVGWMYWLNWAVTVGVELTTVSILMKRWFPDVSSWIWCVTFAAALFLVNALSAKAYAEAEFWFASVKVATIVVFIVLGGAVMFGLLDFNGKPAPMLHNFTENGGLFPNGALAVLLTMITVNYSFQGTELIGIASGESENPEKTIPKAIKNTIWRTLFFFVLAISVVVGLLPWQEANLVESPFVLVFDVAGVPYAADIMNFVIITAVLSVANSGLYANSRMLWAMAKQGMASPAFTKLTKKGVPLNALIFSLIFASLSLLTSVFAADTVFLILTSIAAMAAVVVWMSIAASQFFFRRNFVKNGGDINDLKYRTPLYPLVPIVAFSLNFITFVSLAFIPDQRIALYCGIPFMIICYILYQVKYKKVVTLEQQQTITQGIN from the coding sequence ATGAATCAACAAGTAGAACAAACAGATTTAAAACGAACAATGAAAAGTAGACACCTATTTATGATTGCACTTGGTGGTGTTATCGGAACTGGCCTATTTATGGGATCTGGTCAAATCGTCCATAACGCTGGTCCTGGTGGAGCTATTCTTGCATTTTTAGTCGGTGGATTTGTTATGTATTTAACGATGTTATGTCTTGGTGAATTATCCGTTGCTATGCCAGAAGCAGGTTCATTCCAAAGCTATGCAAGCAAATTTATTTCACCTGGTTTTGGGTTTGTTGTCGGTTGGATGTATTGGTTAAATTGGGCGGTTACAGTTGGAGTAGAGCTAACAACTGTAAGTATTTTAATGAAACGTTGGTTTCCAGACGTTTCTTCGTGGATTTGGTGTGTTACATTTGCAGCAGCACTCTTTCTTGTAAACGCTTTATCAGCAAAGGCATATGCAGAAGCAGAATTTTGGTTCGCAAGTGTAAAAGTCGCAACTATTGTTGTTTTCATCGTACTCGGTGGCGCAGTTATGTTCGGTCTACTAGACTTTAACGGAAAACCAGCTCCAATGCTTCACAATTTCACTGAAAATGGCGGATTATTTCCAAATGGTGCATTAGCTGTTCTTCTTACGATGATTACAGTAAATTACTCCTTCCAGGGAACAGAATTAATCGGAATTGCTTCAGGAGAAAGTGAAAATCCTGAAAAAACAATTCCAAAAGCGATCAAAAATACCATTTGGCGCACTCTATTCTTCTTCGTCCTAGCAATATCAGTTGTTGTAGGTTTACTCCCATGGCAAGAGGCTAATCTAGTCGAAAGTCCATTTGTACTTGTATTTGATGTAGCTGGCGTTCCATATGCAGCAGACATTATGAACTTTGTTATTATTACAGCTGTATTATCTGTAGCTAACTCTGGTCTATATGCAAATTCTCGTATGCTTTGGGCGATGGCAAAACAAGGAATGGCAAGTCCAGCATTTACGAAGTTAACTAAAAAAGGTGTACCACTAAACGCATTGATTTTCAGTCTAATCTTTGCAAGTCTGTCTCTATTAACAAGTGTATTTGCGGCAGATACTGTCTTTTTAATTTTAACATCAATCGCAGCAATGGCTGCCGTTGTCGTTTGGATGTCAATTGCGGCTTCACAGTTTTTCTTCCGTAGAAACTTCGTGAAAAACGGTGGCGACATAAATGATTTAAAATATCGTACACCACTCTATCCGCTAGTTCCAATCGTAGCGTTCTCACTCAACTTCATTACATTTGTTAGTTTAGCTTTCATCCCAGATCAGAGAATCGCTCTTTATTGCGGCATTCCATTTATGATTATTTGTTACATTTTATACCAAGTAAAATATAAAAAAGTTGTCACACTTGAACAACAACAGACTATCACACAAGGAATAAACTAA
- the qoxB gene encoding cytochrome aa3 quinol oxidase subunit I gives MKLDEFFVTGDPIIYGADASIVLVTLAIIFVLTKYKKWKWLWDEWLTTVDHKKIGAMYIISAVIMLFRGGMDGLMIRAQLTFPETTYLNAEHYNGIFTTHGTVMILFMAMPFVMGLMNLVVPLQIGARDVAYPFLNALSFWLFFVGAMLFNIAFVIGGSPDAGWTSYFPMAGTEFTSGVGNNYYAIALQISGLGTLMTGINFLVTILKMRTPGMTLMRMPMFTWSILITTIIIIFAFPVLTVALALMTFDRLFDAHFFTMASGGMPMLWANLFWVWGHPEVYIVILPAFGIFSEIISTFSRKRLFGYSAMVYSMVAISLLSFVVWLHHFFTMGAGPAVNSFFSISTMAISIPTGVKIFNWLFTLYKGRIRFTVPMLWSLAFIPNFVVGGVTGVMLGMAAADYQYHNSYFLIAHFHYVLIAGTVFAMLAGFTFWYPKMTGHMLNERLGKWTFWIFMSGFNICFFPMYFLGLDGMTRRMYTYSESLGWGWLNQIASVGAVMMGIGFLLLCYNVIWSARHGERDTTGDPWDGRTLEWATQSPVQHYNFAKLPEIKEADAFWYMKKRGETVTPAAEDLKPIHMPSNSGVPIIASLFFGLAGFALVFSWFWLAAIGGVGILACLIYRSFDYDDGYYVSVDEIKETEHIA, from the coding sequence GTGAAGCTTGATGAATTCTTTGTCACAGGTGACCCGATTATTTACGGTGCAGACGCTTCTATCGTTCTTGTGACATTAGCAATCATTTTCGTACTAACAAAGTATAAAAAATGGAAATGGCTTTGGGACGAATGGTTAACAACTGTTGACCATAAAAAAATCGGAGCCATGTATATTATTTCTGCGGTTATCATGTTATTCCGTGGTGGTATGGATGGTTTAATGATCCGTGCACAGTTAACATTCCCAGAAACAACTTATTTAAACGCTGAACACTATAACGGAATCTTCACAACACATGGTACAGTAATGATTCTTTTCATGGCAATGCCATTCGTTATGGGATTAATGAACCTTGTAGTACCATTACAAATTGGTGCTCGTGACGTTGCATATCCGTTCTTAAATGCTTTAAGTTTCTGGTTATTCTTTGTCGGAGCAATGTTATTCAACATCGCTTTCGTAATCGGTGGTTCTCCAGACGCTGGGTGGACTTCTTACTTCCCAATGGCGGGTACAGAGTTTACTTCTGGTGTAGGAAATAACTACTACGCAATTGCATTACAGATTTCAGGTCTCGGTACGCTAATGACCGGTATTAACTTCCTTGTTACTATCTTAAAAATGCGTACACCTGGTATGACTTTAATGAGAATGCCAATGTTTACTTGGTCAATCTTAATTACAACAATTATCATTATTTTCGCTTTCCCAGTATTAACAGTTGCTCTTGCATTAATGACATTTGACCGTCTATTCGATGCTCACTTCTTTACGATGGCGAGCGGCGGTATGCCGATGTTATGGGCCAACCTGTTCTGGGTATGGGGTCACCCTGAAGTATATATCGTTATTTTACCGGCATTCGGTATTTTCTCTGAAATCATTAGTACATTCTCACGTAAACGTCTATTCGGTTACAGTGCGATGGTATACTCAATGGTTGCAATTTCTTTACTAAGTTTCGTCGTATGGCTTCACCACTTCTTCACGATGGGTGCAGGTCCAGCGGTTAACTCATTCTTCTCGATTTCGACAATGGCGATTTCGATTCCAACCGGGGTTAAGATCTTTAACTGGTTGTTTACACTGTATAAAGGACGTATTCGTTTTACAGTTCCAATGCTTTGGTCATTGGCATTTATTCCAAACTTCGTAGTCGGTGGGGTTACAGGAGTTATGCTTGGAATGGCAGCAGCTGATTATCAATACCATAACAGCTACTTCCTAATCGCTCACTTCCACTACGTATTAATTGCAGGTACAGTATTCGCTATGCTTGCTGGATTCACATTCTGGTATCCAAAAATGACTGGTCATATGTTAAATGAACGCCTAGGTAAATGGACATTCTGGATCTTTATGAGCGGATTCAACATCTGTTTCTTCCCAATGTACTTCTTAGGTTTAGACGGTATGACTCGTCGTATGTACACTTACTCTGAAAGTCTTGGATGGGGATGGCTAAACCAAATCGCATCTGTTGGTGCGGTAATGATGGGTATTGGCTTCCTACTTCTTTGCTACAACGTAATTTGGAGTGCACGTCACGGTGAACGTGACACAACTGGAGATCCATGGGATGGTCGTACACTTGAATGGGCAACTCAATCTCCTGTACAACATTACAACTTCGCGAAGCTTCCTGAAATTAAAGAAGCTGATGCTTTCTGGTACATGAAGAAACGCGGAGAAACAGTTACACCAGCAGCAGAAGATTTAAAACCAATTCACATGCCAAGTAACTCTGGTGTGCCTATTATTGCGTCTTTATTCTTCGGTCTTGCAGGTTTCGCATTAGTATTTAGCTGGTTCTGGCTTGCAGCAATCGGCGGCGTTGGTATTTTAGCTTGCTTAATCTATCGTTCATTCGATTATGACGATGGTTACTACGTAAGTGTTGATGAAATTAAAGAAACAGAACATATAGCATGA